In one Pseudomonas hydrolytica genomic region, the following are encoded:
- the imuA gene encoding translesion DNA synthesis-associated protein ImuA, with protein MSAVVALEHLFDSRRLWRAQDVARAPSRQATGHAALDALLPGGGWPDSALSELLVSASGIGELRLLWPTLARLTQAGERVVLVAPPHLPYPQAWLAAQVDLRQLSIVHAQGRDALWAAEQCLRSGSCGAVLCWPQQADDRALRRLQVAAETGQTLAFAYRPLGEAINPSPAALRLAIEARPAQLRVLKCRGGLAPAQPLPVAAWS; from the coding sequence ATGTCTGCCGTGGTCGCCCTCGAGCACCTCTTCGACAGTCGCCGCCTCTGGCGTGCCCAGGACGTTGCCCGCGCGCCCAGTCGCCAAGCGACCGGGCATGCCGCGCTGGACGCCCTGCTGCCCGGCGGCGGCTGGCCCGACTCGGCGCTGAGCGAACTGTTGGTGTCCGCCTCCGGAATCGGCGAACTGCGCCTGCTGTGGCCGACCCTGGCGCGGCTGACCCAGGCCGGCGAGCGCGTGGTGCTGGTCGCCCCGCCTCATCTGCCCTACCCCCAGGCCTGGTTGGCGGCACAGGTCGATCTGCGCCAGCTGAGCATCGTCCATGCCCAGGGCCGCGACGCGCTGTGGGCAGCCGAGCAATGCCTGCGTTCGGGCAGTTGCGGCGCGGTGCTGTGCTGGCCGCAGCAGGCCGATGATCGCGCCCTGCGCCGCCTGCAGGTGGCGGCCGAGACCGGGCAGACCCTGGCCTTCGCCTACCGCCCGCTGGGCGAGGCGATCAACCCGTCACCGGCAGCCCTGCGCCTGGCCATCGAGGCCCGGCCGGCGCAGCTGCGCGTGCTCAAGTGCCGCGGCGGCCTGGCTCCGGCGCAGCCGCTGCCGGTCGCGGCCTGGTCCTGA
- the pqqF gene encoding pyrroloquinoline quinone biosynthesis protein PqqF, with protein MSHLASVPMQRLRLANGAELCVAQQPWAERVGICLRMAAGSHDEPAAYPGLAHFLEHLLFLGSRGYGVEQGLMAYTQGCGGQVNASTQARHTDFVCELPAERLQPALARLLDMLRWPLLDGAAQRREREVLDAEYQARSQDADSRIDHALGQALAAGHRCGDFLAGERTSLALEQSAFQEALQGYHRRHYQAGNMRLTLVGPQPLAELLEIGRALLEELPAGEAVAREAPPSMLPLRAPRPGLQHAVEALYLGYAVQLDEPGLMPALELLLDVLQDPAPGGLLAGLRAARLCRQLQARVLYRHAGQCLLRLDFAGAEAQRGGQLIAELQGWLARVRLDPLWPARLADWRQAQTLRQFGAGPLALARSLQEPDTDDASLLLTLDALLVQLAEGAGLIELVCDKQQRPAWPAIGLALPLAALPARELPAAQLSGGLAAVESLLALTDAASPSLPPARLRHHPGAAAGGPAALHWRGEIAGQHSLPQLQAMLQARIADVQRACERLGVALQLGVEPGAWSLALHGAAALLPACSARLLPLLLAPLPEVAESVPEGLLLRRLLQCLPELGGARGGLGLQGLSVGLGEGKRAQLEALFAAVEPLPAGQPQAVSNHELLWREVAQPGGDAALVLLCPLADDEPRSEAAWRLLGQLLQGAFYRRLRGELQLGYALFAGYRQVQGERVLLFALQSPVCEAAGIFAHIRSFLDQQRQRIAELPDAEFERCREELAQALRTPKGNVARAEQLWQLQLAGLNEERPQRVRQALAELTQDELQAAYAQLLQSGSWRVLASGPGPHA; from the coding sequence ATGTCGCATCTAGCTTCCGTCCCCATGCAGCGGCTGCGCCTGGCCAACGGCGCCGAGCTGTGCGTGGCGCAGCAGCCCTGGGCCGAACGTGTGGGGATCTGCCTGCGGATGGCGGCGGGCAGTCACGACGAGCCGGCCGCGTACCCGGGGCTGGCGCATTTTCTCGAGCATCTGCTGTTTCTCGGCAGCCGCGGTTATGGCGTCGAGCAGGGGCTGATGGCCTATACCCAGGGTTGCGGCGGCCAGGTCAACGCCTCGACCCAGGCGCGCCATACCGATTTCGTCTGCGAGCTGCCGGCCGAGCGCTTGCAGCCGGCGTTGGCGCGCCTGCTCGACATGTTGCGCTGGCCGCTGCTCGATGGCGCCGCACAGCGGCGCGAGCGCGAGGTGCTGGATGCCGAGTATCAGGCGCGTAGCCAGGACGCCGACAGCCGCATCGATCACGCCCTCGGCCAGGCGCTGGCGGCGGGGCATCGCTGCGGCGACTTCCTGGCCGGCGAGCGCACCAGCCTGGCGCTGGAGCAGAGCGCGTTCCAGGAGGCGCTGCAGGGCTATCATCGCCGCCATTACCAGGCCGGCAACATGCGCCTGACGCTGGTCGGGCCGCAGCCGCTGGCTGAGCTGCTGGAGATTGGCCGGGCCCTGTTGGAAGAGCTGCCGGCGGGTGAGGCGGTGGCGCGCGAAGCGCCGCCGTCCATGCTGCCGCTGCGGGCGCCGCGCCCGGGCCTGCAGCATGCTGTCGAAGCGCTGTACCTGGGTTACGCCGTGCAGCTGGATGAACCCGGGCTGATGCCTGCGCTGGAGCTGCTGCTGGACGTGCTGCAGGACCCGGCACCCGGCGGACTGCTTGCCGGCCTGCGCGCGGCGCGGCTGTGCCGACAGCTGCAGGCGCGGGTGCTGTACCGGCATGCCGGACAGTGTCTGCTGCGCCTGGACTTCGCTGGCGCCGAGGCGCAGCGGGGCGGCCAACTGATCGCCGAACTGCAGGGCTGGCTCGCCCGGGTGCGGTTGGACCCGCTCTGGCCGGCGCGTCTGGCCGACTGGCGCCAGGCCCAGACGTTGCGCCAGTTCGGAGCGGGGCCGCTGGCATTGGCGCGCAGCCTGCAGGAGCCCGATACGGACGACGCCAGCCTGTTGCTCACGCTCGATGCCTTGCTTGTCCAGCTGGCCGAAGGCGCCGGGCTGATCGAGCTCGTTTGCGACAAGCAGCAGCGGCCAGCGTGGCCGGCCATTGGCCTGGCGCTGCCGCTGGCTGCATTGCCGGCGCGCGAACTGCCCGCAGCGCAGCTGAGCGGGGGGCTGGCAGCGGTCGAATCGCTGCTGGCGCTGACCGATGCGGCGTCGCCCAGCCTGCCGCCTGCCCGCTTGCGTCACCATCCCGGCGCGGCCGCTGGTGGGCCGGCGGCGTTGCACTGGCGCGGCGAGATTGCCGGGCAGCATTCGCTGCCCCAGTTGCAGGCGATGCTGCAGGCGCGTATCGCCGATGTGCAACGCGCCTGCGAACGCCTGGGCGTCGCCTTGCAGCTGGGCGTCGAGCCGGGCGCCTGGAGCCTGGCGCTGCACGGCGCTGCGGCCCTGTTGCCGGCCTGTAGCGCGCGGCTGTTGCCGCTGTTGCTGGCGCCGCTGCCCGAGGTGGCCGAGTCGGTGCCGGAAGGCCTGCTGCTGCGCCGGTTGCTGCAGTGCCTGCCGGAGCTGGGCGGTGCCCGGGGCGGCTTGGGTCTGCAGGGGCTTAGCGTCGGCCTGGGTGAGGGCAAGCGGGCGCAGCTGGAGGCGCTGTTCGCCGCGGTCGAACCCTTGCCCGCCGGGCAGCCGCAGGCGGTGTCAAACCACGAGCTGCTGTGGCGTGAGGTGGCGCAGCCGGGTGGTGATGCGGCGCTGGTGCTGCTATGCCCGCTGGCGGATGACGAGCCGCGCAGCGAGGCGGCCTGGCGCCTGCTAGGGCAACTGCTGCAGGGGGCTTTCTATCGCCGTCTGCGCGGCGAGCTGCAACTGGGCTATGCGCTGTTTGCCGGCTACCGCCAGGTGCAGGGCGAGCGCGTGCTGCTGTTCGCCCTGCAGTCGCCGGTGTGCGAGGCGGCCGGCATATTCGCGCATATCCGCAGCTTTCTCGACCAGCAGCGCCAGCGGATCGCCGAGCTGCCGGATGCGGAGTTCGAGCGCTGCCGCGAGGAACTGGCGCAGGCTCTGCGAACGCCCAAGGGCAATGTGGCGCGTGCCGAACAGCTGTGGCAATTACAGCTGGCTGGACTGAATGAAGAGCGCCCGCAACGGGTGCGCCAGGCATTGGCTGAGCTGACGCAGGATGAGCTGCAGGCGGCCTATGCGCAGTTGTTGCAAAGCGGCAGCTGGCGGGTGCTGGCCAGCGGGCCTGGACCACACGCCTAG
- a CDS encoding porin has product MHNKKIANPRFLPLALAAAVALVGTQQAAAEIVLYDKDDTTFSTDGYINAFYVNSDVDREGEQFDRRQSRVKMGFLPNWIGFNFGKQIDDLKLGGRSSFWVTINDSETNGTDTAIDVRQFYGTVSSPEWGEVLVGKDFGLFSRSNIFLDELLAGYGNVSDTLGLVDGNGVSFGNIGTGYPYPFPTSQITYRNNNLAEGLRLAVGIMDPVDTNDDSPTGKAYQENPRFESEVSYQFDVGGSTIYTWVNGAYQTSENTDDTVDKVTSKGLGYGVQAKFGGLSLTGSGFQAKGINPFFTNNLGEPTLRDIDSDGYLLQGSYTWGKNRVALSYGKTEDDGNGLGVAADYETRGIAYFRTINDNLKLVAEYNQYQIDAAAGSGLNEDTDTFAVGAVLSW; this is encoded by the coding sequence ATGCACAACAAGAAGATCGCCAACCCCCGGTTTCTGCCCCTTGCCCTGGCTGCGGCCGTAGCGCTGGTCGGCACCCAGCAGGCCGCCGCCGAAATCGTCCTGTACGACAAGGACGACACCACCTTTTCCACCGACGGCTATATCAACGCCTTCTACGTCAACAGTGACGTCGATCGCGAGGGCGAGCAGTTCGACCGTCGTCAGTCGCGGGTGAAGATGGGCTTTCTGCCCAACTGGATCGGCTTCAACTTCGGCAAGCAGATCGACGATCTCAAACTGGGCGGCCGCTCCTCGTTCTGGGTGACCATCAACGATAGCGAAACCAACGGCACCGATACCGCCATCGACGTGCGTCAGTTCTACGGCACCGTCTCCAGCCCGGAGTGGGGCGAGGTGCTGGTGGGCAAGGACTTCGGCCTGTTCTCGCGCTCCAACATCTTCCTCGACGAGCTGCTGGCCGGTTACGGCAACGTCTCCGATACCCTCGGCCTGGTGGACGGCAACGGCGTGTCCTTCGGCAACATCGGCACCGGCTACCCGTACCCGTTCCCGACCTCGCAGATCACCTACCGCAACAACAACCTGGCCGAAGGCTTGCGTCTGGCGGTTGGCATCATGGACCCGGTCGACACCAACGACGACAGCCCGACCGGCAAGGCCTACCAGGAAAACCCGCGCTTCGAATCGGAAGTCAGCTACCAGTTCGATGTGGGCGGCTCGACCATCTACACCTGGGTCAACGGCGCCTACCAGACCTCGGAGAACACCGACGACACCGTCGACAAGGTCACCTCCAAGGGCCTCGGCTATGGCGTGCAGGCCAAGTTCGGCGGCCTGTCGCTGACCGGTTCGGGCTTCCAGGCCAAGGGCATCAACCCCTTCTTCACCAACAACCTGGGCGAGCCGACCCTGCGTGACATCGACAGCGACGGCTACCTGTTGCAGGGTTCCTACACATGGGGCAAGAACCGCGTGGCGCTGTCCTACGGCAAGACCGAGGACGACGGCAACGGCCTGGGCGTGGCAGCGGACTACGAGACCCGCGGCATTGCCTACTTCCGCACCATCAACGACAACCTCAAGCTGGTCGCCGAGTACAACCAGTACCAGATCGACGCCGCCGCAGGCAGCGGTCTGAACGAGGACACCGACACCTTCGCCGTGGGTGCCGTGCTCAGCTGGTAA
- a CDS encoding glutathione peroxidase, with protein MSNALFDIPVTTIKGEQKTLADFDGKAVLVVNTASKCGFTPQYKGLESVWQQYKDRGLVVLGFPCNQFGKQEPGDEGAISEFCELNFGVSFPLFKKVDVNGADAHPLFVQLKKRAPGLLGSQGIKWNFTKFLIGKDGQVVKRFAPTTKPEELSSEIEALLK; from the coding sequence ATGAGCAACGCACTTTTCGATATCCCGGTCACCACCATCAAGGGCGAGCAGAAGACCCTGGCCGACTTCGACGGCAAGGCCGTACTGGTGGTCAACACCGCCAGCAAGTGCGGATTCACCCCGCAGTACAAGGGCCTGGAAAGCGTCTGGCAGCAGTACAAGGACAGGGGCCTGGTAGTGCTCGGCTTCCCCTGCAACCAGTTCGGCAAGCAGGAGCCGGGCGACGAGGGTGCCATCTCCGAGTTCTGCGAGCTGAACTTCGGCGTCAGCTTCCCGCTGTTCAAGAAGGTCGACGTCAACGGTGCCGACGCTCACCCGCTGTTCGTGCAACTGAAGAAGCGCGCCCCTGGCCTGCTCGGCAGCCAGGGCATCAAATGGAACTTCACCAAGTTTCTGATCGGCAAGGATGGCCAGGTGGTCAAGCGCTTCGCCCCGACCACCAAGCCCGAAGAGCTCTCCAGCGAGATCGAAGCCCTGCTCAAATGA
- a CDS encoding MarR family winged helix-turn-helix transcriptional regulator translates to MTAFDTAGLQLDNQLCFKLYAASRAVIRAYKPMLDALGLTYPQYLAMLVLWEWQEQAPEQPTLKALGQRLQLDSGTLTPLLKRLEQMGLVLRRRAEADEREVHLTLSEAGRALRAQVAPLKAQLLCQLGDDDLLEMDGLRRSLDRLLTRFSA, encoded by the coding sequence ATGACCGCTTTCGATACCGCCGGGCTGCAGCTGGACAACCAGCTGTGCTTCAAGCTTTACGCCGCCTCGCGCGCGGTCATACGCGCCTACAAGCCGATGCTCGATGCCCTCGGTCTGACCTACCCGCAGTACCTGGCGATGCTGGTGCTGTGGGAGTGGCAGGAGCAGGCCCCCGAACAGCCGACGCTCAAGGCGCTCGGGCAACGCCTGCAGCTGGATTCGGGCACCCTCACGCCCTTGCTCAAGCGCCTGGAGCAGATGGGCCTGGTGCTGCGACGCCGCGCCGAGGCGGATGAGCGTGAGGTGCATCTGACCCTGAGCGAGGCAGGCAGAGCGTTGCGGGCGCAGGTCGCGCCGCTCAAGGCGCAGCTGCTGTGTCAGCTGGGCGATGATGACCTGCTGGAAATGGATGGCCTGCGCCGCAGCCTGGATCGTCTGCTGACCCGCTTCAGCGCGTGA